One stretch of Pseudomonas fragi DNA includes these proteins:
- a CDS encoding putative 2-aminoethylphosphonate ABC transporter ATP-binding protein, with product MNSSNATALTQPGVPMKVRNVSKRFGAFTALDNVSLEVAAGELVCLLGPSGCGKTTLLRCIAGLERQDNGALYLGDRDVSELAPQARDYGILFQSYALFPNLTVEANIAYGLAGSNRDVVRKRVGDMLELVGLTGSEKKFPGQLSGGQQQRVALARALAPSPSLLLLDEPMSALDARVREHLCTELRQLQRSLGITTLMVTHNQDEAMLMADRIAVMNNGKVEQYATPQEIYDKPATPFVAEFVGQGNWLPFMRNSATHAQVGGMNMRLADDAGRAASGRLFCRPEAISVNPVLHQENLFPARVREITFLGNRCRMSFELNHLPGHALTAEVGSQDLPRLGTPDIVVALPPASLQVFA from the coding sequence ATGAACAGCTCGAACGCAACCGCTTTGACCCAACCCGGCGTGCCGATGAAGGTGCGCAATGTGAGCAAGCGCTTTGGCGCCTTTACCGCGCTGGACAACGTCTCGCTGGAGGTGGCCGCAGGCGAGCTGGTGTGCCTGCTCGGGCCGTCAGGCTGCGGCAAGACCACGCTGTTGCGCTGCATCGCCGGGCTTGAGCGCCAGGACAACGGCGCGCTGTACCTGGGTGATCGCGATGTCTCCGAGCTGGCCCCGCAAGCCCGTGACTACGGGATTCTGTTTCAGTCCTACGCCCTTTTCCCCAATCTGACTGTTGAAGCCAATATCGCCTACGGTCTGGCGGGCAGCAATCGTGATGTGGTGCGCAAGCGCGTCGGCGACATGCTGGAACTGGTGGGCCTGACTGGCAGCGAAAAGAAATTCCCGGGCCAGCTTTCCGGTGGCCAGCAGCAGCGGGTCGCCCTGGCCCGTGCCCTGGCGCCGTCGCCTTCGCTGCTGTTGCTTGATGAGCCGATGTCAGCCCTGGATGCCCGCGTGCGTGAGCATCTGTGTACCGAACTGCGCCAGTTGCAGCGCAGCCTGGGCATCACCACGCTGATGGTCACCCACAACCAGGACGAAGCCATGTTGATGGCCGACCGCATTGCGGTGATGAACAACGGCAAGGTCGAGCAGTACGCCACACCGCAGGAAATCTACGACAAGCCGGCCACGCCGTTCGTTGCCGAGTTTGTGGGGCAGGGCAACTGGCTGCCGTTTATGCGCAACAGCGCCACCCATGCCCAGGTCGGTGGCATGAACATGCGCCTGGCGGATGACGCTGGCCGCGCTGCCTCAGGCCGTTTGTTCTGCCGCCCCGAAGCCATCAGCGTCAACCCGGTGTTGCATCAGGAAAACCTGTTCCCGGCACGGGTGCGCGAAATCACTTTTTTGGGCAATCGCTGCCGCATGAGTTTTGAACTCAACCACCTGCCGGGCCATGCCCTGACGGCTGAAGTGGGCAGCCAGGACTTGCCGCGGCTCGGCACGCCGGACATTGTTGTCGCCCTGCCGCCCGCTAGCCTGCAGGTGTTTGCCTAA
- a CDS encoding phosphonate degradation HD-domain oxygenase produces the protein MTHAQQVVEDVFGLYQQYGTDDYIGEPVSQIEHMSQAAQLALAEGYDDEVVLAAFFHDIGHFCGKDTQNMGGYGVVSHERVGADYLRRAGFSERLARLVEYHVQAKRYLTLRQPGYYALLSEASIRTLGYQGGVMSEAEADAFEQDPLCQLSLRMRVWDEQAKAMHVPVIDLQILKAKALRLLNA, from the coding sequence ATGACCCACGCGCAGCAAGTGGTTGAAGATGTTTTTGGTTTGTATCAGCAATACGGCACCGACGATTATATCGGTGAGCCGGTGTCACAGATCGAGCATATGTCCCAGGCCGCGCAGTTGGCGTTGGCCGAAGGTTATGACGATGAAGTGGTGTTGGCAGCGTTCTTTCACGATATCGGGCACTTTTGCGGCAAGGATACGCAGAACATGGGCGGCTACGGGGTGGTCAGCCATGAGCGGGTTGGCGCCGATTACCTGCGCCGGGCCGGGTTCAGCGAGCGGCTGGCCAGGCTGGTGGAATACCATGTACAGGCCAAGCGCTACCTGACTTTGCGCCAGCCGGGGTATTACGCGCTGTTGAGCGAAGCGAGCATTCGCACCCTGGGTTATCAGGGCGGGGTGATGAGCGAGGCCGAGGCCGATGCATTCGAGCAGGACCCGCTGTGCCAGCTGAGCCTGCGCATGCGGGTGTGGGATGAACAGGCCAAGGCGATGCATGTGCCAGTTATCGACCTGCAAATCCTCAAGGCCAAAGCCCTGCGCCTGCTGAATGCGTGA
- a CDS encoding heavy metal translocating P-type ATPase — MSDSIHTPHKHDHDHGDKHDHASHAHSCCSAPAGPSVIKLDTAVTAGARLSSFRIEAMDCPTEQTLIQNKLGKLAGVQQLEFNLINRVLGVTHDLPSVEPIVDAIKSLGMQADPIDAGADATPPAPPAKKHWWPLAVAGVGALAAEVLHFTDAAPTWVIALVALASILSGGLTTYKKGWIALKNRNLNINALMSIAVTGAVLIGQWPEAAMVMFLFTVAELIEAKSLDRARNAISGLMQMAPDKATVQQADGSWQEREVKDIALGSLVRVRPGERIGLDGEVVAGNSTVDQAPITGESLPIEKALGDKVFAGTINQSGALEYRVTAAANNSTLARIIHAVEQAQGARAPTQRFVDSFAKIYTPLVFAFALAVAVIPPLFMGGVWFDWIYRALVLLVVACPCALVISTPVTIVSGLAAAARKGILVKGGVYLESGHKLDFLALDKTGTITHGKPVQTDYLPLDPLVTDSAVLLAASLASRSDHPVSLAVANAAVDKHLTLSAVDNFAALAGRGVRGEIDGKLYHLGNHRLVEELGLCSPALEEKLFALEEQGKTVILLCDTSGPLALFAVADTVKQSSREAIRELHELGIKTLMLTGDNPHTANAIAAQVGIDEAQGNLLPEDKLKAIEALYAQGHHVGMVGDGINDAPALARAEIGFAMAAAGTDTAIETADVALMDDDLRKIPAFIRLSRQTSSILKQNIALALVIKAIFLAVTFLGLATMWMAVFADMGVSLLVVFNGLRLLRK; from the coding sequence ATGAGCGATTCCATTCACACACCGCACAAGCACGACCACGATCATGGCGACAAGCATGACCACGCCAGCCATGCCCATAGCTGCTGCTCGGCCCCTGCCGGCCCCAGCGTGATCAAGCTCGATACTGCCGTGACTGCGGGGGCTCGCCTGAGCAGCTTTCGCATCGAAGCGATGGACTGCCCCACCGAGCAGACCCTGATCCAGAACAAGCTGGGCAAGCTGGCCGGTGTGCAGCAGCTGGAATTCAACCTGATCAACCGGGTGTTGGGCGTGACCCATGACCTGCCGTCCGTCGAGCCGATTGTCGACGCGATCAAATCCCTTGGTATGCAGGCCGACCCCATTGATGCCGGGGCCGACGCGACACCGCCTGCGCCACCAGCGAAAAAGCACTGGTGGCCGCTGGCCGTGGCCGGTGTTGGCGCACTGGCAGCGGAAGTGCTGCATTTCACCGACGCGGCGCCCACCTGGGTGATTGCGCTGGTGGCGTTGGCGTCGATCCTCAGCGGCGGCCTGACCACCTATAAAAAGGGCTGGATTGCCCTGAAAAACCGCAACCTGAACATCAACGCCCTGATGAGCATTGCCGTGACCGGCGCCGTGCTGATCGGCCAATGGCCGGAAGCGGCGATGGTGATGTTCCTGTTTACCGTGGCCGAGCTGATCGAAGCCAAGTCCCTCGACCGTGCGCGCAACGCTATCAGCGGTCTGATGCAAATGGCGCCGGACAAGGCCACCGTGCAGCAGGCGGATGGCAGCTGGCAGGAGCGTGAAGTCAAGGATATCGCCCTGGGCAGTCTGGTCAGGGTACGGCCCGGCGAGCGTATTGGCCTGGATGGCGAAGTGGTAGCGGGTAACTCCACAGTCGATCAGGCACCAATCACCGGTGAAAGCCTGCCCATCGAGAAAGCGCTGGGCGATAAAGTCTTCGCGGGCACCATCAACCAGTCCGGTGCTCTGGAGTACCGGGTGACGGCAGCGGCCAACAACTCGACCCTGGCGCGGATCATTCACGCCGTGGAGCAAGCCCAGGGCGCACGGGCGCCGACCCAGCGGTTTGTTGACAGCTTCGCGAAAATCTACACCCCGCTGGTGTTCGCCTTTGCCCTGGCGGTGGCGGTGATTCCGCCGTTGTTCATGGGTGGCGTGTGGTTTGACTGGATCTACCGCGCCCTGGTGCTGCTGGTGGTGGCGTGCCCGTGCGCGCTGGTGATATCGACGCCGGTCACCATCGTCAGCGGCCTGGCCGCGGCGGCGCGCAAGGGCATCCTGGTCAAGGGCGGGGTGTACCTTGAAAGCGGCCACAAGCTCGACTTTCTGGCCCTGGACAAGACCGGCACCATTACCCACGGCAAACCGGTGCAAACCGACTATCTGCCGCTTGATCCGCTGGTCACGGACAGTGCGGTGCTGCTGGCTGCGAGCCTGGCTTCGCGTTCCGATCACCCGGTGTCGCTGGCGGTGGCCAATGCGGCTGTGGATAAACACCTGACCCTGAGTGCTGTGGATAACTTCGCTGCATTGGCAGGGCGCGGTGTGCGCGGCGAAATCGACGGCAAGCTGTATCACCTGGGCAATCACCGGTTGGTTGAGGAGCTGGGCCTGTGCTCCCCGGCGCTGGAAGAAAAGTTGTTTGCGCTGGAAGAGCAGGGCAAGACCGTCATCCTGCTGTGTGACACCTCAGGTCCGCTGGCGCTGTTCGCTGTAGCGGATACCGTCAAGCAATCCAGCCGCGAAGCGATCCGCGAACTGCATGAACTGGGTATCAAGACCCTGATGCTGACTGGCGATAATCCGCACACCGCCAACGCCATTGCCGCCCAGGTCGGTATCGACGAAGCGCAGGGCAACTTGCTGCCCGAAGACAAGCTCAAGGCGATTGAAGCCCTGTACGCCCAGGGCCATCACGTTGGCATGGTGGGCGATGGCATTAACGACGCCCCGGCCCTGGCCCGTGCCGAGATCGGTTTTGCGATGGCTGCGGCGGGCACGGATACCGCGATCGAGACTGCCGATGTCGCCCTGATGGACGACGATCTTCGCAAGATCCCGGCATTTATTCGCCTGTCACGCCAGACCTCGAGCATCCTCAAGCAGAACATTGCGTTGGCATTGGTCATCAAAGCGATCTTTCTTGCGGTAACCTTCCTCGGGTTGGCCACCATGTGGATGGCCGTGTTTGCCGACATGGGCGTCAGCCTGTTGGTGGTGTTCAACGGTTTGCGCTTGCTGCGCAAATAG
- a CDS encoding TIGR03364 family FAD-dependent oxidoreductase, whose amino-acid sequence MTQPILIVGAGILGLSHAYAAAKRGLKVRVFERTATPLGASVRNFGQALVTGQPPGVMLDLARASRSIWADLAQRAGFDLKRNGSYLFARTEAEEHLLEAFCQGRARESGYRVELLRGAAMEALYAGQFSHHRAALHGLDDQQVYSREAIPALINYLQRELGVEFHFSTLVREVEPGQVHTTAGSFKGAQVIVCSGHDYLTLLAEPLARLNPQVCRLQMLRVRPKVDLKLQHALLTGLSCVHYGAFADLPEAAAVQAEILRDSPHLDEHGIHLLISPTPYGDLIVGDSHDYSRDPSPFNCEQVDNWMLQLCEETLGCEVQVVERWQGVYGARGARPFTWLEVEPGLHAALMHTGVGISVGPAMAEGNIARMLETM is encoded by the coding sequence ATGACTCAACCAATCCTTATCGTCGGCGCCGGCATCCTCGGCCTGTCCCACGCCTACGCCGCTGCAAAACGCGGGCTCAAGGTGCGCGTCTTCGAACGCACCGCCACGCCACTGGGCGCCTCGGTGCGCAACTTCGGCCAGGCGCTGGTCACCGGCCAGCCACCGGGCGTGATGCTCGATCTGGCCCGCGCCAGCCGCAGCATCTGGGCTGACTTGGCACAGCGCGCAGGCTTTGATCTCAAGCGCAATGGCTCATACCTGTTCGCCCGCACCGAAGCCGAAGAACACTTGCTCGAAGCCTTCTGCCAGGGCCGTGCACGGGAGTCCGGCTATCGCGTCGAATTATTGCGCGGTGCAGCAATGGAGGCTCTGTACGCTGGCCAGTTCAGCCATCATCGCGCCGCATTGCATGGCCTTGACGACCAGCAGGTGTATTCGCGCGAAGCCATCCCGGCCCTTATCAACTATCTGCAGCGTGAGCTGGGCGTCGAATTTCATTTTTCCACCCTGGTGCGCGAGGTTGAACCCGGTCAAGTCCACACCACGGCAGGCAGTTTCAAGGGCGCGCAGGTGATTGTGTGTTCGGGTCACGATTACCTGACCTTGCTGGCCGAGCCGCTGGCCAGACTCAACCCGCAGGTGTGTCGTCTGCAAATGCTGCGTGTGCGGCCCAAGGTCGATTTGAAGCTGCAACATGCTCTGCTCACCGGCCTGAGTTGCGTGCACTACGGCGCATTTGCCGACTTGCCCGAAGCGGCAGCTGTGCAGGCCGAAATCCTGCGCGACAGCCCGCACCTGGATGAGCACGGCATCCACCTGCTGATCAGCCCGACGCCTTATGGTGATTTGATCGTCGGCGATTCTCACGATTACAGTCGGGATCCTTCACCTTTCAACTGCGAACAGGTGGATAACTGGATGCTGCAACTGTGCGAAGAAACCCTGGGCTGTGAAGTGCAGGTGGTCGAGCGCTGGCAGGGCGTCTATGGTGCCCGGGGGGCCAGGCCATTCACCTGGCTGGAGGTCGAGCCCGGCCTGCATGCGGCGCTGATGCACACCGGCGTGGGCATCAGCGTGGGCCCGGCGATGGCCGAGGGCAATATCGCCCGGATGCTGGAGACGATGTGA
- a CDS encoding DUF2868 domain-containing protein — MTQLSPLQRLWLTETVRLREEHAGALDDLEANRRARATAGDLPTRLQNRALWLAERDGLLAAMQHWLQGARLALLVLAVLAVISGAGLAFAALGDGQTPVNVFWALGSLLGLNLILLLSWALGLLFAGEHGASLGRLWLWLSEKLARDAKAAQLAPALVLLLQRRKLNRWALGTLVNGLWLLAMLSALVMMLLLMATRRYGFIWETTILGADVFVAATRALGALPNWLGMSVPTVEMIRISNDTSLYNNEGVRQAWAVWLVGVVLIYGVIPRLLLAAFCLWRWKTGRNALQLDLNLPGYSQLRERLMPSSERLGVNDTAPEQLHNVQAGHSALQTDGALIVAIELDDQHTWPPKLPPTVKDAGILDSRESRQKLLEQMTRFPPARLAIACDPRRSPDRGSLALIGELARSARETRIWLLQAPPGQALDADRLGDWHVALEKLGLPFAASAPLNWLETGHD; from the coding sequence GTGACTCAACTTTCCCCGCTACAACGCCTCTGGCTGACCGAAACCGTGCGCCTGCGCGAAGAACACGCGGGCGCGCTGGACGACCTTGAAGCCAATCGACGCGCCCGCGCCACCGCCGGCGACTTGCCCACACGCCTGCAAAATCGCGCCCTGTGGCTGGCCGAGCGCGACGGCCTGCTCGCTGCCATGCAGCACTGGCTGCAAGGTGCGCGGTTGGCGCTGCTGGTACTGGCCGTGCTGGCCGTGATCAGTGGCGCCGGGCTGGCATTCGCCGCCCTTGGCGACGGGCAAACCCCGGTCAATGTGTTCTGGGCGCTGGGCAGCCTGCTGGGGCTCAACCTGATCCTGCTGTTGAGCTGGGCACTGGGCCTGCTGTTTGCCGGTGAACACGGCGCCAGCCTCGGCCGCCTGTGGTTGTGGCTCAGCGAAAAACTCGCCCGCGATGCCAAGGCTGCGCAGCTGGCCCCGGCCCTGGTGCTGTTGCTGCAGCGGCGCAAACTCAATCGCTGGGCGCTCGGTACGCTGGTCAATGGCTTATGGTTGCTGGCCATGCTCAGCGCGCTGGTGATGATGCTGCTGCTTATGGCCACGCGCCGCTACGGGTTTATCTGGGAAACCACGATCCTCGGTGCCGATGTGTTCGTCGCCGCCACCCGCGCCCTCGGCGCGCTCCCCAACTGGCTGGGGATGAGCGTGCCCACCGTGGAGATGATCCGCATCAGCAACGACACCAGCCTTTACAACAACGAAGGGGTGCGTCAGGCCTGGGCAGTCTGGCTTGTAGGCGTGGTACTGATTTACGGCGTGATCCCGCGCCTGCTGCTGGCGGCATTCTGCCTGTGGCGCTGGAAAACCGGGCGCAACGCGCTGCAACTGGACCTCAACCTGCCCGGCTATAGCCAGTTGCGCGAGCGCCTGATGCCCAGCAGCGAGCGCCTGGGCGTCAATGACACCGCCCCCGAGCAGTTGCACAACGTGCAGGCCGGGCACAGCGCCCTGCAAACCGATGGCGCCCTGATCGTGGCCATTGAGCTGGACGACCAGCATACGTGGCCACCCAAGTTACCGCCCACCGTCAAGGACGCCGGCATCCTCGACAGCCGCGAGTCGCGGCAAAAACTGCTGGAACAAATGACCCGTTTCCCCCCGGCACGCCTGGCCATTGCCTGCGACCCGCGCCGCTCGCCGGACCGCGGCAGCCTGGCGCTGATCGGTGAACTGGCGCGCAGTGCCCGCGAAACCCGCATCTGGCTGCTGCAAGCACCGCCCGGCCAGGCGCTGGACGCCGACCGCCTGGGCGACTGGCATGTCGCACTGGAAAAGCTCGGCCTGCCCTTCGCCGCCAGCGCCCCCCTCAACTGGCTGGAGACTGGCCATGACTAA
- a CDS encoding putative 2-aminoethylphosphonate ABC transporter substrate-binding protein has translation MFKPLALAAAVLSAFSLNAFAAKTELTVYTALEAEQLKTYKQAFEKANPDVEIKWVRDSTGIITAKLLAEKARPQADAVWGLAASSLAILDQQGMLQSYAPKDLAKIGGNYRDAANPPAWVGMDVWAATICFNTIEAEKQGLSKPVSWQDLTKPEYKGKIVMPNPASSGTGFLDVSAWLQTFGEKQGWQFMDDLHQNIGQYVHSGSKPCKLAAAGEFPIGISFEYPAVQLKRQGAPLDIVLPKEGLGWEIEATAVIKGTPHEEAAKKLADFSASPAAMELYKENFAVLAQPGIAKPQTELPADYEQRLIKNDFAWASQNRDSILAEWRKRYDGKSEKVAQ, from the coding sequence ATGTTCAAGCCTCTTGCTCTTGCCGCTGCAGTCCTCAGCGCTTTTAGCCTTAACGCGTTCGCTGCCAAAACCGAACTGACCGTGTACACGGCCCTGGAAGCCGAACAGCTCAAGACCTATAAGCAGGCCTTTGAAAAGGCCAACCCGGACGTCGAGATCAAGTGGGTGCGCGATTCCACGGGCATCATCACCGCCAAGCTGCTGGCCGAAAAAGCCCGCCCGCAAGCGGATGCGGTGTGGGGCCTGGCCGCCTCCAGCCTGGCGATTCTGGACCAGCAGGGCATGCTGCAAAGCTACGCGCCCAAGGACCTGGCCAAGATTGGCGGCAACTACCGTGATGCGGCCAACCCGCCGGCCTGGGTAGGCATGGACGTGTGGGCCGCGACCATTTGCTTCAACACCATCGAGGCCGAAAAACAGGGCCTGAGCAAGCCGGTGAGCTGGCAAGACCTGACCAAGCCTGAATACAAGGGCAAGATCGTGATGCCCAACCCGGCCTCGTCCGGAACCGGCTTTCTGGATGTGAGTGCCTGGTTGCAAACCTTCGGTGAGAAACAGGGCTGGCAGTTTATGGATGACTTGCACCAGAACATCGGCCAGTACGTTCATTCGGGTTCCAAGCCTTGCAAACTGGCGGCGGCGGGCGAGTTCCCGATCGGTATCTCGTTTGAATACCCGGCCGTGCAGCTCAAGCGTCAGGGGGCGCCGCTGGATATCGTGTTGCCGAAGGAAGGCCTGGGCTGGGAAATCGAAGCCACTGCCGTGATCAAGGGCACGCCCCACGAAGAGGCAGCCAAAAAGCTGGCTGACTTCTCCGCAAGCCCGGCGGCTATGGAGCTTTATAAAGAAAACTTCGCGGTGTTGGCCCAGCCCGGTATCGCCAAGCCACAGACCGAACTGCCAGCCGACTACGAGCAGCGCCTGATCAAGAACGACTTCGCCTGGGCCTCGCAGAACCGCGACAGCATCCTGGCCGAATGGCGCAAGCGCTATGACGGCAAGTCCGAGAAAGTGGCGCAGTAG
- a CDS encoding DUF3482 domain-containing protein produces the protein MTKPLTLAVVGHTNVGKTSLLRTLTRDVGFGEVSHRPSTTRHVEGARLSVDGEPLLELYDTPGLEDAIALLDYLERLDQPGERLDGPARVARFLQGSEARQRFEQEAKVLRQLLASDAGLYVIDAREPVLAKYRDELSVLASCGKPLLPVLNFVSSPQHREPEWREALARLGLHALVRFDSVAPPEDGERRLYESLALLLEHSRGALQRLITDQEAQREARKHSALRLIAELLIDCAACRRSVASEKTAEQQAIQQLREAIRQREQRCVEAMLKLYGFRPGDAAASDLPLLDGRWGDDLFNPETLKHLGVRVGGGIAAGAAAGAGVDLMVGGLTLGAAALAGAIAGGALQTARSYGSRLLGKLKGQRELTVDDSVLRLLALRQRQLLHALNARGHAAVDSIKVATPQDKTWREGKLPEALNKARAHPQWSSLNPHAKLSQAERQEQIELLAEQI, from the coding sequence ATGACTAAGCCACTGACGCTGGCCGTGGTCGGCCACACCAATGTTGGCAAAACCTCATTGCTGCGCACCCTGACCCGGGATGTCGGCTTTGGCGAAGTGTCCCACCGCCCCAGCACCACCCGCCATGTCGAAGGGGCGCGGCTGTCGGTCGACGGCGAGCCGTTGCTGGAACTGTACGACACGCCGGGGCTGGAAGACGCCATCGCCCTGCTCGACTACCTTGAGCGCCTCGACCAACCCGGTGAACGCCTGGATGGCCCAGCGCGGGTGGCCCGCTTTCTCCAGGGCAGCGAGGCGCGCCAGCGCTTTGAGCAGGAAGCCAAAGTACTGCGCCAGTTACTGGCCTCGGACGCCGGGCTGTATGTGATCGATGCCCGCGAGCCGGTGCTGGCCAAGTACCGCGACGAACTCAGCGTACTGGCCAGTTGCGGCAAGCCGCTGCTGCCAGTGCTCAACTTTGTCAGCAGCCCGCAACACCGCGAGCCCGAGTGGCGCGAAGCCCTGGCCCGCCTCGGTTTGCATGCGCTGGTGCGGTTCGACAGCGTGGCCCCGCCCGAAGATGGCGAACGCCGCTTGTATGAAAGCCTGGCGCTGTTGCTGGAGCATTCACGCGGGGCGCTGCAACGCTTGATCACTGACCAGGAGGCCCAGCGTGAAGCCCGCAAGCACAGCGCCCTGCGCCTGATCGCCGAACTGCTGATCGACTGCGCCGCCTGCCGACGCAGCGTGGCCAGCGAAAAAACTGCCGAGCAACAGGCCATCCAGCAGTTGCGCGAAGCGATCCGGCAGCGCGAACAACGCTGTGTGGAAGCCATGCTCAAGCTGTACGGCTTTCGCCCCGGCGATGCAGCGGCCAGCGACTTGCCGTTGCTCGACGGGCGCTGGGGCGATGACTTGTTCAACCCGGAGACGCTCAAGCATCTGGGTGTACGGGTCGGCGGCGGGATTGCCGCAGGCGCTGCGGCCGGTGCCGGTGTGGACTTGATGGTCGGCGGCCTGACCTTGGGCGCTGCCGCATTGGCCGGGGCCATTGCCGGCGGTGCGCTGCAAACCGCACGCAGCTACGGCAGCCGCTTGCTGGGCAAGCTCAAGGGCCAGCGCGAATTGACCGTGGACGACAGCGTGTTACGCCTGCTGGCCTTGCGTCAGCGGCAATTGCTGCACGCACTGAATGCTCGCGGGCATGCGGCCGTAGACAGCATCAAGGTCGCCACCCCGCAGGACAAGACCTGGCGCGAGGGCAAACTGCCCGAAGCCCTGAACAAGGCACGGGCGCATCCACAATGGTCGTCGCTCAACCCGCATGCGAAGTTGAGCCAGGCCGAGCGTCAGGAGCAGATTGAGTTGCTGGCCGAGCAAATCTAG
- a CDS encoding putative 2-aminoethylphosphonate ABC transporter permease subunit gives MAAEMALPLPGKIPRQASRAELGDRIFVVGGKLLLLLLLSVAVLMPLLAIFWRGFSAEDGQGGGWVAARELVTSANFHWLLGNSLKVSLSVAAIVVPLAYLFAYALQRTLIPGKRIWRGLSLLPLMAPSMLPGIALVYLFGNQGMLRGLISDNIYGFWGIVLGEAIYTFPHALMILLSALSLADARLFDAASSMGAGPFKAFRSITWPGTKQAVFAAFCLVFTLTITDFGVPVVVGGDYQVLALEAYKAVVGQQQFGRGALIGMVLLLPALFSFGVDAWLRRQHGDSMSGRAQVFKPVPSKVRDRCYLAIVLLICATLLLVFGMAVYSSLVKFWPYNLSLSLNHYQFNDTAGGGWLAYRNSVTMALCTAVIGSAVIFTGAYLMEKTRSQKGLNLALRMLSFVPMAVPGLVLGLGYVFFFNLPGNPLHVLYGTMTLLVACTIAHYLTTAQMTATTALRQLDGEFEAAALSLKAPLYRHYWRVTVPICLPALLDIMRYLFVSAMTTVSAAIFLYSPDTILAAVAVLNMDDAGNVGGAAAMSTLILFTSAGVSLLLARASRGLLRRSQAWRQGAPAQ, from the coding sequence ATGGCCGCTGAAATGGCCCTGCCACTGCCCGGCAAAATCCCCCGCCAAGCCAGCCGCGCGGAACTCGGTGACCGCATCTTCGTGGTCGGCGGTAAACTGCTGTTATTGCTGTTGTTGAGCGTGGCGGTATTGATGCCGCTGCTGGCGATCTTCTGGCGCGGGTTCAGTGCCGAAGACGGCCAGGGCGGCGGTTGGGTCGCGGCGCGTGAGCTGGTCACCAGCGCCAACTTTCACTGGCTGCTCGGTAACAGCCTTAAGGTTTCCCTCAGCGTGGCGGCCATTGTCGTACCGCTGGCCTATCTGTTTGCCTACGCCCTGCAGCGCACTCTGATCCCCGGCAAACGCATCTGGCGCGGGCTGTCGCTGTTGCCACTGATGGCACCTTCCATGCTGCCGGGTATCGCGCTTGTGTACCTGTTCGGCAATCAGGGCATGCTGCGCGGGCTGATTTCCGACAATATCTACGGCTTTTGGGGAATCGTGCTCGGCGAAGCGATCTATACCTTCCCGCACGCGCTGATGATTTTGCTCTCGGCATTGTCCCTGGCTGATGCGCGCTTGTTTGACGCCGCATCGAGCATGGGCGCCGGGCCTTTCAAGGCCTTTCGCAGCATCACCTGGCCGGGCACCAAACAGGCCGTGTTTGCAGCGTTTTGTCTGGTTTTCACCCTGACCATCACCGACTTCGGCGTACCGGTTGTGGTGGGCGGCGACTATCAGGTGCTGGCGCTGGAAGCCTACAAGGCGGTGGTTGGCCAGCAACAATTCGGTCGCGGAGCCTTGATCGGCATGGTCTTGCTGCTGCCTGCGCTGTTCAGTTTTGGCGTCGATGCCTGGTTGCGCCGTCAGCATGGTGATTCGATGAGCGGCCGCGCCCAGGTGTTCAAGCCGGTGCCGTCGAAAGTCCGTGACCGCTGCTATCTGGCCATTGTGTTGTTGATCTGCGCCACGTTGTTGCTGGTGTTCGGCATGGCGGTGTACTCGTCGCTGGTCAAATTCTGGCCGTACAACCTGTCGCTGTCGCTCAACCACTACCAGTTCAACGACACCGCTGGCGGTGGCTGGCTGGCGTATCGCAACAGCGTGACGATGGCCCTGTGTACGGCGGTGATTGGCAGTGCGGTGATCTTCACCGGCGCCTATCTGATGGAAAAAACCCGCAGCCAGAAAGGCCTCAACCTGGCCCTGCGCATGCTCAGCTTTGTGCCGATGGCCGTGCCGGGCCTGGTGTTGGGCCTGGGCTATGTGTTCTTTTTCAACCTGCCGGGCAACCCGCTGCATGTGCTCTACGGCACCATGACCCTGCTGGTGGCCTGCACCATTGCGCATTATTTGACCACCGCACAAATGACCGCCACCACGGCCCTGCGCCAGCTCGACGGCGAATTCGAAGCCGCCGCGCTGTCGCTCAAGGCGCCGCTGTATCGCCATTACTGGCGCGTCACCGTGCCGATTTGCCTGCCGGCGCTGCTGGACATCATGCGCTACCTGTTTGTCTCGGCGATGACCACGGTGTCTGCGGCGATCTTTCTCTACAGCCCCGACACCATCCTTGCGGCGGTGGCGGTGCTGAACATGGACGACGCCGGCAACGTTGGCGGCGCGGCGGCCATGTCGACCCTGATCCTGTTCACTTCGGCGGGTGTGTCCCTGCTCCTGGCCCGGGCTTCGCGCGGCTTGCTGCGCCGTTCCCAGGCCTGGCGCCAGGGCGCGCCGGCGCAATAA